From Arthrobacter sp. FW306-2-2C-D06B, a single genomic window includes:
- the hpaD gene encoding 3,4-dihydroxyphenylacetate 2,3-dioxygenase — MTNFVPTPPIPTPTVPAPDIVRCAYLELVVTDLAKSREFYVDLLGLHVTEEDEDTIYLRSFEEFIHHNLVLRKGPVAAAAAFAYRVKSPSEVDAAEAYYRELGCRVERRKEGFTKGVGDSVRVEDPLGFPYEFFYDVEHVERLTQRYDLYSAGELVRLDHFNQVTPDVPRGRKYLEDLGFRVSEDIKDSDGVTYAAWMHRKQTVHDTALTGGNGPRLHHIAFSTHEKHNIIQICDKMGALRISDRIERGPGRHGVSNAFYLYILDPDGHRIEIYTQDYYTGDPDNPTVTWDVHDNQRRDWWGNPVVPSWYTEASLVLDLDGNPQPVIVREEKSEMAVTVGADGFSYTRQPDGGPAGEKMGFKVGSQL, encoded by the coding sequence CGTCCGTTGCGCCTACCTTGAACTCGTGGTCACGGACCTTGCCAAGTCCCGTGAGTTCTACGTGGACCTCCTGGGGCTGCACGTCACCGAGGAAGACGAAGACACCATCTACCTGCGCTCCTTCGAGGAGTTCATCCACCACAACCTCGTCCTGCGCAAGGGACCGGTGGCCGCAGCAGCCGCATTCGCATACCGGGTGAAGTCCCCGTCGGAGGTGGACGCCGCCGAGGCGTACTACCGCGAGCTCGGCTGCCGGGTGGAGCGCCGCAAGGAGGGCTTCACCAAGGGCGTCGGCGACTCAGTGCGCGTCGAGGACCCGCTGGGCTTCCCCTACGAGTTCTTCTACGACGTGGAGCACGTCGAACGGCTCACCCAGCGCTACGACCTCTACTCCGCCGGGGAACTGGTCCGCCTAGACCACTTCAACCAGGTCACCCCCGATGTCCCGCGGGGCCGGAAGTACCTCGAAGACCTCGGCTTCCGCGTCTCGGAAGACATCAAGGATTCCGACGGCGTCACGTACGCCGCGTGGATGCACCGCAAGCAGACCGTGCACGACACCGCCCTGACCGGCGGGAACGGGCCGCGCCTGCACCACATCGCGTTCTCGACGCACGAGAAGCACAACATCATCCAGATCTGCGACAAGATGGGCGCCCTGCGCATCAGTGACCGGATCGAACGCGGCCCCGGCCGGCACGGCGTCTCCAACGCCTTCTACCTGTACATCCTGGACCCGGACGGGCACCGCATCGAGATCTACACCCAGGACTACTACACCGGGGACCCGGACAACCCCACCGTCACCTGGGACGTCCACGACAACCAGCGCCGCGACTGGTGGGGCAACCCTGTGGTCCCGTCCTGGTACACCGAGGCCTCCCTCGTCCTGGACCTGGACGGCAACCCCCAGCCCGTCATCGTCCGTGAGGAAAAGAGCGAGATGGCCGTGACCGTGGGCGCCGATGGCTTCTCCTACACGCGCCAACCCGATGGCGGACCCGCCGGCGAAAAGATGGGTTTCAAGGTCGGCTCGCAGCTCTAG
- the hpaH gene encoding 2-oxo-hept-4-ene-1,7-dioate hydratase — translation MLDPKTIETIANELLEAGRSRTPVPRLTARYPEMTVEDSYAVQQLWRSRNEDAGRTLVGRKIGLTSKAMQAATGITEPDYGAIFDDMVLETGCSVPWDQYTHPRVEVELAFVLKKDLSGPGCTIFDVLNATDYVVPALEILDSRIEMEGRTIVDTISDNAAMGAMVVGGRPVRPDAVDLRWVSAILYKNQTVEETGVAAGVLDHPANGVHWLVNKIAPHGDGLKAGEIILAGSFTRPLWVYKGDTVHADYGPLGVVTCRFE, via the coding sequence ATGCTTGACCCGAAGACGATAGAAACCATTGCGAATGAACTGCTGGAAGCTGGCCGGAGCCGGACTCCGGTTCCGCGGTTGACTGCCCGCTACCCGGAGATGACGGTGGAGGATTCCTACGCCGTGCAGCAGTTGTGGCGTAGCCGCAACGAGGACGCCGGACGCACGCTGGTGGGCCGCAAGATTGGGCTGACGTCCAAGGCCATGCAGGCTGCCACGGGCATCACTGAACCGGACTACGGCGCCATCTTCGACGACATGGTCCTGGAAACCGGCTGCTCTGTTCCATGGGACCAGTACACGCATCCGCGGGTGGAAGTGGAACTCGCCTTCGTCCTGAAGAAGGACCTGTCCGGGCCGGGCTGCACGATCTTCGACGTCCTGAACGCCACCGATTACGTGGTTCCGGCCCTGGAGATCCTGGATTCCAGGATCGAGATGGAAGGCCGGACCATCGTGGACACCATCTCGGACAACGCGGCCATGGGTGCCATGGTGGTGGGCGGGCGCCCGGTCCGCCCGGACGCCGTCGACCTCCGTTGGGTATCGGCGATCCTGTACAAGAACCAGACCGTCGAGGAGACCGGCGTCGCCGCGGGCGTCCTGGACCACCCGGCCAACGGCGTGCACTGGCTCGTTAACAAGATCGCCCCGCACGGGGACGGGCTCAAAGCCGGGGAGATCATCCTGGCCGGCTCCTTCACCCGCCCGCTGTGGGTGTACAAAGGCGATACCGTCCACGCCGACTACGGACCCTTGGGAGTTGTCACATGCCGGTTCGAGTAG
- a CDS encoding LysR substrate-binding domain-containing protein, which produces MDTRKLSYFVKIVDSGSITKAAAALHVAQPALSQQVSALESDLKQRLLIRSKQGVEPTAAGHTLYRHAQTILRLVEQARLDVAASGAAPSGRVSIAIAPYSMASSLTPQIIREVGRRYPDIVVHLTEIFGGVLSEAIKNGRLDMALIYEPGKIRGVQFTTMIVEDLHLVTHEDVDVAQGRTTVTLEEASSLGLFLPEKNHTLRQIIEKGLADHGLPLRLVGEVESVPSLVRLIRANLGATVLPKSAADALFPDENFKVLRIVEPALQSKIALCTPDHEPLSEAASAVLILVKEMLQQQLISKYAADPAEA; this is translated from the coding sequence ATGGATACGCGGAAGCTCTCGTATTTTGTAAAGATCGTCGATTCGGGGAGCATCACCAAGGCCGCCGCAGCGCTCCACGTTGCCCAACCCGCCCTCAGCCAGCAGGTGTCGGCGTTGGAAAGCGACTTGAAGCAGCGCCTGCTGATCCGCAGTAAGCAGGGAGTCGAGCCAACCGCCGCGGGACACACCCTCTATCGCCACGCCCAGACCATCCTGCGGCTCGTGGAACAAGCCCGGCTGGACGTAGCGGCGTCCGGGGCCGCACCGTCGGGCAGGGTGTCCATCGCCATCGCACCGTACAGCATGGCCTCGAGCCTCACGCCGCAGATCATCCGCGAGGTTGGCCGGCGTTACCCGGACATTGTGGTGCACCTGACGGAGATCTTCGGCGGCGTGCTGAGCGAGGCAATCAAGAACGGCCGCCTCGACATGGCCCTGATCTACGAGCCGGGGAAGATCCGTGGAGTGCAGTTCACCACCATGATTGTGGAAGACCTGCACCTGGTGACCCATGAGGACGTCGATGTGGCCCAGGGTCGAACAACGGTCACCCTCGAAGAAGCCAGCAGCCTTGGGCTGTTCCTCCCCGAAAAAAACCACACCCTGCGCCAGATCATCGAGAAGGGACTGGCTGACCACGGGTTGCCCCTGCGCCTTGTTGGGGAAGTGGAATCGGTTCCGTCACTGGTTCGACTCATCCGCGCAAACCTCGGGGCAACCGTGCTGCCGAAATCGGCCGCTGATGCGCTCTTCCCTGATGAGAACTTCAAGGTCCTGCGGATCGTCGAACCGGCCCTGCAGAGCAAGATTGCCCTGTGCACCCCTGACCATGAGCCGCTGTCCGAGGCAGCCTCTGCCGTGCTCATCCTGGTCAAGGAGATGCTCCAGCAACAATTGATCAGCAAGTACGCGGCCGATCCAGCCGAAGCGTGA
- a CDS encoding aspartate transaminase encodes MSEYLPASRVTRIKSSASVAAAARVRELRAEGIPIIDLTVGEPDFDTPDHIKAAAIEAINAGQTKYTSVTGTPELQTAILRRVEGHTGVHYEANQLTIGGGAKQVIYVALMASLNEGDEVIVPAPYWVSYPDMVLANDGTPVIVACGEDTGFKLTPAALREAITPKTKWLILNAPSNPTGAVYSREELRALGDVLEEFPHVYILTDEIYDEIHFGDGRVTSLVTAVPSLRDRILLVNGVSKAYAMTGWRLGYGVGPAPLIAAMNKLQSQTSSCPSSVSQAAAAAALNGDQSFVRDSVEVYRKRRDVAVEGLNAIDGLSVAPAEGAFYAYVNCSGVIGKTAPDGTVIENDQDFTLYLLNAAAVAVIQGSAYGLGPYFRISFATSLETINAGVDSIRKAVSALN; translated from the coding sequence ATGTCCGAGTACCTGCCGGCGTCGAGGGTCACACGCATCAAGTCCTCAGCGAGCGTTGCGGCCGCCGCCCGCGTCCGTGAACTACGAGCCGAAGGCATTCCGATCATCGACCTGACCGTCGGCGAGCCGGACTTCGACACCCCTGACCACATCAAGGCGGCCGCGATCGAAGCGATCAACGCCGGCCAGACCAAATACACCTCGGTGACCGGAACGCCTGAGCTGCAGACCGCTATCCTCCGCCGGGTTGAAGGCCACACCGGCGTGCACTACGAAGCGAACCAGCTGACCATCGGCGGCGGAGCCAAGCAAGTCATCTACGTCGCGCTCATGGCCTCGCTCAACGAGGGCGACGAGGTCATCGTCCCGGCACCGTACTGGGTCTCATACCCGGACATGGTCCTCGCCAACGACGGCACGCCCGTGATCGTCGCTTGCGGAGAAGACACCGGCTTCAAGCTCACCCCGGCCGCACTCCGCGAAGCCATCACACCGAAGACCAAGTGGCTTATCCTCAACGCTCCGTCCAACCCGACGGGGGCCGTGTACTCACGCGAAGAACTGCGGGCACTTGGTGACGTGCTTGAGGAATTCCCGCACGTCTACATCCTCACCGACGAAATCTACGACGAAATCCACTTCGGCGACGGGCGGGTAACGAGCCTCGTTACGGCGGTTCCTTCCCTGCGTGACCGCATCCTGCTGGTCAACGGTGTCTCCAAGGCGTACGCCATGACCGGTTGGCGCCTTGGCTACGGCGTAGGCCCGGCGCCTTTGATCGCTGCTATGAACAAGCTGCAGTCGCAGACGTCGTCCTGCCCGTCGTCGGTCAGCCAGGCGGCCGCGGCAGCCGCGCTGAACGGTGACCAATCGTTCGTCCGGGACAGCGTGGAGGTGTACCGCAAGCGCCGGGACGTCGCCGTCGAAGGCCTCAACGCCATTGACGGACTGTCCGTCGCCCCTGCCGAAGGCGCCTTCTACGCCTACGTGAACTGCAGCGGTGTCATCGGCAAGACCGCCCCGGACGGCACCGTCATCGAAAACGACCAGGACTTCACGCTGTACCTCCTCAACGCGGCCGCGGTTGCCGTCATCCAGGGCTCGGCCTATGGGCTTGGCCCGTACTTCCGGATCTCCTTCGCCACATCGCTGGAGACCATCAACGCCGGCGTGGACTCAATCCGCAAGGCAGTCAGCGCCCTCAACTAA
- a CDS encoding HpcH/HpaI aldolase family protein, whose product MPVRVEPDRTFRDALRNQTGPAGRPLVGMWVCSGSPLIAELCAGAGLDWLLIDAEHSPNGLESILAQLQAVRGYPVQAVVRPPVNDTVLLKQYLDMGVQDLLIPMVNSAAEAKAAVAAVRYPPHGVRGVGSALARASRWNRIPDYLARAAETVSVTVQIETETAVAAVEEILAVDGVDAIFLGPSDLAASMGLLGEQEHPKVRAAVEHCLSAAKTAGKPAGVNAFNEDTARAYMNAGASFVLVGADVALLARGTEALADKFIPAAPDGGAPSGGTGDTPSSY is encoded by the coding sequence ATGCCGGTTCGAGTAGAACCAGACCGTACGTTCCGCGACGCCCTGCGGAACCAAACCGGCCCTGCCGGCCGGCCCCTCGTCGGGATGTGGGTGTGTTCCGGCAGCCCCCTGATCGCCGAACTGTGCGCCGGGGCCGGGCTGGACTGGCTCCTGATCGACGCCGAACACAGCCCCAACGGCCTCGAATCCATCCTCGCCCAGCTCCAGGCCGTCCGCGGCTACCCCGTCCAGGCCGTGGTCCGTCCGCCGGTCAACGACACCGTGCTCCTCAAGCAATACCTGGACATGGGAGTGCAGGACCTGCTCATCCCCATGGTCAACTCCGCCGCAGAAGCCAAGGCCGCCGTCGCCGCCGTCCGCTACCCGCCGCACGGGGTCCGGGGCGTCGGCTCGGCCCTGGCCCGCGCCTCGCGCTGGAACCGCATCCCTGACTACCTCGCCCGGGCCGCCGAAACCGTCAGCGTCACGGTCCAGATCGAAACCGAGACCGCCGTCGCCGCCGTGGAGGAGATCCTGGCGGTCGACGGCGTCGACGCCATCTTCCTCGGGCCCTCCGACCTCGCCGCGTCCATGGGCCTTCTCGGCGAGCAGGAACACCCGAAGGTGCGTGCCGCCGTCGAGCACTGCCTTTCCGCGGCGAAGACCGCGGGCAAGCCGGCCGGCGTGAACGCCTTCAACGAAGACACGGCGCGCGCCTATATGAACGCCGGGGCGTCGTTCGTGTTGGTCGGCGCGGATGTCGCGCTGCTGGCACGCGGCACGGAAGCCCTCGCGGACAAGTTCATCCCGGCAGCCCCCGACGGCGGAGCGCCCTCTGGCGGGACAGGTGACACGCCGTCGAGCTACTGA
- a CDS encoding 4-carboxy-4-hydroxy-2-oxoadipate aldolase/oxaloacetate decarboxylase → MIHVKTKFQRPDADVVSRLAAFSSATIHEAQGRRGALSSKIKPIDRSMSFCGPAVTVACAPQDNLMLQVAIHYAQAGDVVLVGAQEFSDAGTFGDVLGNAMKAKGIAAMVTDSGVRDTQDLIELGLPVFSGSVCIKGTVKETLGPINHPLVFGDEIIYPGDILRGDADGVVVVRREEAEEVIALSQARDDAERELIKAYHAGGTTIELCGLTEKLKAKGLLVED, encoded by the coding sequence ATGATCCACGTTAAGACCAAATTCCAGAGGCCGGACGCCGACGTCGTCAGCCGCCTTGCGGCGTTCTCCTCCGCGACCATCCACGAAGCCCAAGGCCGCCGGGGCGCCTTGAGCTCCAAGATCAAGCCGATCGACCGCTCCATGTCCTTCTGTGGGCCGGCCGTGACGGTGGCTTGTGCCCCGCAGGACAACCTCATGCTCCAGGTCGCCATCCACTACGCCCAGGCCGGCGATGTCGTCTTGGTCGGTGCCCAGGAATTTTCCGACGCCGGAACCTTCGGCGACGTCCTGGGCAATGCCATGAAAGCCAAGGGCATCGCGGCGATGGTGACGGATTCCGGCGTGCGGGACACCCAGGACCTCATCGAACTCGGCCTCCCGGTGTTCTCGGGCAGCGTGTGTATCAAGGGAACGGTCAAGGAAACCCTTGGGCCGATCAACCACCCGCTCGTCTTCGGCGATGAGATCATCTACCCCGGCGACATCCTCCGCGGTGACGCTGACGGCGTCGTGGTGGTCCGCCGTGAAGAAGCTGAAGAGGTCATTGCGCTCTCCCAGGCCCGGGACGACGCCGAACGCGAGCTCATCAAGGCCTACCACGCCGGAGGCACCACCATCGAGTTGTGCGGGCTAACGGAGAAGCTGAAGGCCAAGGGGCTCCTGGTCGAAGACTGA